In the Clostridium cellulovorans 743B genome, AAGGAAATTGGTTCACCAATATCTGTTGCTAGATTCGTTAGATATGAAAGAGGCGAAGGTATAGAAAAGAAAGAAGAAAACTTTGCTGAAGAAGTTCAAAGACAAATGCAGCAAGGAAAATAAAAAAAAGGGACACTGTGTGTTCCTTTTTTTTAAAGATAAAATTTTCTTTAAATTCGTATAAATAATTGGAGGTCAATTTAAATGGAATCTGTAAAGTATAAGAGAATTATGTTAAAATTATCTGGGGAAGCATTAGCTGGAGAAAAGGGTTATGGCGTTGATTTTGAAGTAGCCAAAAGAATTGCAGAAGAGATAAAAGAAATAATTGATATGGGTGTAGAAATTGGTGCAGTAGTTGGTGGCGGCAACATTTGGAGAGGTAGAGACGGCGGAGAAATGGACAGAGTAACTGCAGACCATATGGGAATGCTAGCAACTTGCATAAATGCCCTAGCACTTCAAGATTCTTTAGAGGCAGTAGGCGTTCATACAAGAGTTCAAACAGCAATTGAGATGCGTCAAGTTGCAGAGCCGTATATAAGAAGGAAGGCTATTAGACATCTAGAAAAAGGAAGAGTTGTTATATTTGCAGCAGGAACAGGTAATCCATATTTTTCTACAGATACAGCAGCATCATTAAGAGCAGCTGAAATAGAAGCAGAAGCCATTTTACTTGCGAAAAAAGTTGATGGAGTATACGACAAAGATCCAAATAAGTTTACAGATGCCAAGAAGTTTGTTAACCTCTCTCATCTAGAAGTAATTAAGCAAGGGTTACAGGTTATGGATTCAACAGCTTCATCCTTATGTATGGATAACAATATACCAATTATTGTTTTCGGACTTGATAAGCCAGGTAATATAAAGAAAGTAGTGCTTGGCGAGAATATAGGAACAACAGTAAGTAATCAATAAGGAGTGTAATTATGGTTAAAGAAATTATTTCAAATGCTGAAGAAAAGATGAAAAAAACAGTAACAGTATTAAAGAAAGATTTGAATACTTTAAAAGCAGGAAAAGCTAATCCTACTATGCTTGATAGAATAGAAGTAGAGTATTATGGTACAATGACACCAATAAACCAAGTTGCTAATATATCAGCACCAGAACCAAGAATATTATTAATCCAACCTTGGGATAAAGGGTCATTAAAAGCTATTGAAAAAGCTATATTGATTTCAGATTTAGGAATTAACCCAAATAGTGATGGTAATGTCATTAGGCTTATAGTTCCAGAACTTACGGAAGAAACAAGAAGAGATATAACTAAAAAAGTTAAAAAGTTTGGTGAAGATGCTAAAGTTGCAGTAAGATCTATAAGAAGAGATGCTAATGATAAAATTAAAAATCTTAAAAAAGAGAATACTATAACTGAGGATGAAATGAAGTCTGCAGAAGATAATGTCCAAAAGAAAACTGATGCATTTGTAAAAGAAATAGATTCCATTATCAGCGATAAAGAAAAAGAAGTTATGTCTCTATAATGTGATAGTAAAACCTGCGTCGTCGCAGGTTTTATTAATAATTTAAAAGGGTGGCAATAAAATGTTTGGATTTTTGAAAAAAGATAATAATAATAAAGCTATTGAACTTGATATGGATAAAATTCCAGAACATATAGCTATTATTATGGATGGGAATGGCAGATGGGCTCAAGGAAAAAAACTTCCTAGAAGTGCCGGACATAAAGCTGGAGCAGAAAATGTTAGAGAAATAACAAAAGAATGTTCTAAACTAGGAGTAAAATACCTAACACTATATGCTTTTTCCACAGAAAATTGGAAGAGATCTAATGAAGAAGTAAATATTTTAATGAAGCTGATGGTAGAATTTTTAAATAAAGAAATTGATGAGTTACATGAAAACCAAGTTGTAGTTAGGTGCCTAGGGGATATAACTAAGCTTCCAGAAGAATGTAGGAAAACTTTAGAAGAAGCTTACGAAAGAACGAAAGATAACACCGGAATAAACCTTAACCTAGCTATAAATTATGGTGGTAGAGATGAAATTTTAAAAGCTGTAAGGTTAATCGCAAAGGATGTATTAGAGAGTAAGAGCAATATAGAAACCTTAGATATTGGAGATGTTGAAAAGTATTTGTATACTGCAGGAATGCCAGATCCAGATCTTATTATAAGACCAAGTGGTGAAAAAAGAATTAGTAATTTTCTTTTATGGCAATGTGCGTACTCTGAATTTTGGTATTCAAATATAAATTGGCCTGATTTTAACAGAAATAATTTACAGGAGGCTATTTTAGATTATCAAGATAGAGATAGACGATTTGGAGGTATAAATAAGTAGGATGAATAAACGTTATTTAGGAGCACTAATATTAACACCTCTTGTTATTTTTATATCAGTTGGTGGAGATTTACTTAGGTATGGTCTTTTACTATTATCTTTCATGGGAATATATGAATTATATAGTGTTGCCTCGAAAAAAGGTATTAAACCAATTAAATTTGTAGGATACTTCGCTACTATAGCGTACTATATATTTCTTAAGAATGTTGATTTTGCAGTAGTAGCATTTTTGATATTCTTAAGCATGATGCTATTACTTTCTATTACAGCGGTAAATTCAAGATATAATTTTAATGATATTTTTACAACTATAGGTGGTTTCATATATGTTCCTGTATTTTTTAGCTTTATATATTTGACTAATGTTAAGGAATATGGAGAATATTTGATATGGATAATATTTTTTTCTTCGTGGGTTTCTGATACCTGTGCGTATTTTGTAGGAGTGAATTTCGGAAAACATAAAATAATTCCTAAAATTAGCCCCAATAAAACTGTAGAAGGTTCTTTAGGTGGCTTATTAGGTGGAGGAATATCATGCTTTTTATTTGGACTTTTTGCCAAGTCTAATGGCGTACAAGTGGAATTATACCATTATATTATAATTGGATTGTTATGTAGTATTTTTTCACAACTTGGAGATTTAACCGCATCATCAATAAAACGACATGTAGGAGTAAAGGATTATAGTAACTTGATACCAGGACATGGTGGAATTTTAGATAGATTTGATAGCATTTTATTTTCTTCAGTAATAGTTTTTTATTATGTATCATTTATAATAGGTTTATAGTAGAGCTATCTCAAGAAAGAAAAAGTTTCTGTTTGTAGAAAATTTTGCAATCAGAAGTTATTTTCTATTTTGAGATGGCTATTTTGTTTCTTTAGGAATTTTAGAACTTGTGATATATTTATATATAGGTTAAATTATTAATAGTAGTATAAAAAATAAGGAGATACGTATGAGAAATATTACCATACTAGGAGCTACTGGATCCATAGGAACGCAAGCTCTAGAAATAATTAGAGGAGATAGAGGAAATTTTAATCTTCTTGCTGCGTCTGCAAATACTAATGTAACTTCCATTAAGAATATTATAGATGAATTTGCTCCAAAGTACATAACGATGATGGATAAAGATTCCTATAACATTGTAAAAGATTATTGTAAAGCTAAAAATTTGTCTGTAGAGGTTTTATATGGTGTCGAAGGCTTAATTGAAATAAGTACATTAAGTGATGTTGACTTGGTGCTAACTTCACTTGTAGGAATGATAGGTTTAAGACCTACTATTGAGGCAATAAAAGCTGGTATTGATATAGCACTTGCTAATAAAGAAACTTTAGTAGTAGGTGGAGAGATTGTCATGGACCTTGCTAAAAAGCATAAGGTCAAGATATTACCAGTGGATTCAGAACATGGAGCAATATTTCAATGTCTTCAAGGAAATCAATATAAGGACATAGATAAAATTCTTTTAACCGCATCAGGTGGACCATTTAGGGGTAGGCCTTTAAATGAGCTCCAAAAGGTAGATGTTAATGATGCTTTGAGTCATCCAAAATGGAATATGGGGAAAAAGATATCAATTGATTCGGCTACATTAATAAATAAGGGTCTAGAGGTTATTGAAGCAAAATGGCTTTTTGATATTCAGCCTTCTAATATAGAAGTTTTAGTTCATCCTCAAAGTATAGTTCATTCAATGGTTCAGTACAAAGATGGTAGTGTTATAGCTCAGTTATCAAACCCTGATATGAAGCTACCTATCCAATACGCACTTAATTATCCAATTCGAAAAGCTAGTGTAATTAAGACTCTTAACTTATTGGAAATAAGGGAGCTAACCTTTGAAAAACCAGACTTAAATACTTTTAAAGGTTTAAAACTTGCATATGATGCTATAAATGAAGGAGGAAATCTTCCAACGATCTTAAATAGTGCCAATGAAGTGGCAGTAGAATTGTTTTTGAATGGTAAAATAAGTTTCTTAGATATAGCTAATATCATAGAACAATGTATGTTAAAAATTGAAAAAATAAGGAATATTACTTTGGATGAAATATTATATACAGAAGAATTAGTAAGAAGATATATAAAAGATTTAATAAAGTAGGAGTGATTTTAGTGGTTAGTCAAATATTATATGTTATTTATGCTTTGTTGGCATTTAGTTTTTTAGTGTTAATTCATGAATTAGGACATTTTATAGTGGCAAGACTTAATGGAGTTAAGGTAGAAGAATTTGCAATAGGAATGGGACCTAAGATATATTCATATCAAGGAAAAGAAACTATGTATTCTATAAGATTATTGCCTATAGGTGGCTACAATAAGATGCTTGGAGAATACGATGGTGCAAATGGTGAGGTTGGGGAAGATACGAATTTTGAAAATCTTTCTGATAACCCTAAATCTCTTACAAGTAAAAAGAATTGGCAAAGATTTTTAATAATAGCAGCTGGACCATTTATGAATTTAATTGGAGCAATAATGCTATTTGCTATAGTAAATATAGGCGCAGGTGGCTTTCAGACTTTAGGAGTTGATTCCCTTACAGATAATTCCCCAGCAAAAGAAGCAGGAATTCTTCCAGGAGATAATATTGTTAAAATTGACGGAAATAAAGTAAAATATGTTGAAGACTTAAAAAATGAATTACTTAAGGCTAATGGAAATAAGGTTACTGTTGAAGTAAACAGAGGTGGGGATGTAAAATCTTTTGATATTACTCCAGCAAAAGGTGAAGCAAAAGGCGATTACAATTTAGGATTTATACCTGTAATAGCTAAAAATCCTAGTATTCTTCAAGCACTTAATCGTGGAGTATATGAAGTTAAATTTATGGTGAAGCTAACTTTTGATTTCTTTAAAGATTTATTCACTGGAAAAGCTGATATTGCTAATAGCGTTGGAGGACCTGTTACTATAGTTAAGGTATCAGTAGCACAAGCTAAGGCTGGATGGCTAAATCTTGTTTATTTTATGGCACTCATGAGTGTTCAGTTGGCTGTATTTAATATTTTACCTATACCTGCTTTAGATGGAGGATACCTTTTACTGTATTTATTCCAAATGATAACAAGGAAAAAGATAAGTGAACAAAAGGTTGGTTCAATTGTGACTGTTGGTTTCTTGATATTAATGGGATTAATGGTCATAGTGACAATCAAAGATGTGTTATTTCCTGTAAACATATAGTTATAGCAGAATACACATCTTGCAATAAAGAGACTTTTAAAAGTTATAAATATGTACCTTCTTTTACAATATCAATGAAAGATTATACAAGAACCTATAAAGGGTTCTTGTATAGTTTATAGGATAATTAAATTAAAATTGATATACACACAGGTCAAAAGTAGAAGATTTATATAATAAAGTAACTTTTTCTATGAAGGAGATAATAATATGTTGAGGAAAAAGACTAAAAAAATAGCAGTAGGCGATATATTTATAGGAGGAGACTCTCCTATATCTGTTCAATCTATGACTAACACTGATACTAGAAATGTAGAGGCTACTGTTTCACAAATTTTAGCATTGGAAGAAGCAGGTTGTGATATTGTAAGATGTGCTGTTAAAGATATGGAAGCAGCTTCAGCAATTAAGGAAATTGTAACAAAGGTAAATATTCCTGTTGTAGCTGATATCCACTTTGATTATAGATTAGCTTTAGAGTCAATAAAGAATGGTATATCTGCTTTAAGAATAAATCCAGGGAATATTGGAGATCTTGAAAGGGTAAGAGCCGTGGCATCAAAAGCCAAGGAAAGACATATTCCAATAAGAATAGGTGTTAATTCTGGTTCTTTAGAAAAAGAAATATTAAATAAATATAAAAAGGTTACTAAAGAAGCTTTAGTTGAAAGTGCTTTAAATCATGTAAAAATATTGGAAGCTGTAGATTTTAATGATATAGTTATTTCGATAAAATCTTCAGATGTAGTTACTATGGTGGAAAGTTATAAATTAGCTTCAAGTCTTTGTGACTATCCTATGCATTTAGGTGTTACGGAGGCTGGTACTATATGGAGAGGAACTATAAAGTCTTCTGTAGGTATTGGAGCTTTATTGTGTGAGGGTATCGGTGATACAATAAGAGTTTCTCTTACAGGTGATCCTTTAGAAGAAATTAAAGTTGGAAAAGAAATTTTGAAGAGTGTAGGATATAATAATTCAGGTATACAATTCGTATCATGTCCAACTTGTGGAAGAACAGAAATTGATTTAATAAATATTGCCAATGAAGTTGAGGCAAAACTTGAATCTTGTAAAAAGAATATTAAAGTTGCTATAATGGGATGTATAGTTAATGGACCTGGTGAAGCTAGAGAAGCTGATATAGGTATAGCTGGCGGAAACGGTGAAGGTTTAATATTCAAAAAAGGACAAATTATAAGAAAAGTTAAGGAAGAAGATCTTGTTAAAGAACTTCTACAGGAAATTGAAAATCTGTAGGCTATGAATCCGTAGAAAAATTGAGTTTTATAGTATAGCTATGTATCATAGAAAAATTATGTACCATAGTTTCTTATAAAATTTAGTAGGGCTATGATACATAGCCTGTGTTTTTATTTTATTATTTACTAT is a window encoding:
- the pyrH gene encoding UMP kinase, which gives rise to MESVKYKRIMLKLSGEALAGEKGYGVDFEVAKRIAEEIKEIIDMGVEIGAVVGGGNIWRGRDGGEMDRVTADHMGMLATCINALALQDSLEAVGVHTRVQTAIEMRQVAEPYIRRKAIRHLEKGRVVIFAAGTGNPYFSTDTAASLRAAEIEAEAILLAKKVDGVYDKDPNKFTDAKKFVNLSHLEVIKQGLQVMDSTASSLCMDNNIPIIVFGLDKPGNIKKVVLGENIGTTVSNQ
- the frr gene encoding ribosome recycling factor, translated to MVKEIISNAEEKMKKTVTVLKKDLNTLKAGKANPTMLDRIEVEYYGTMTPINQVANISAPEPRILLIQPWDKGSLKAIEKAILISDLGINPNSDGNVIRLIVPELTEETRRDITKKVKKFGEDAKVAVRSIRRDANDKIKNLKKENTITEDEMKSAEDNVQKKTDAFVKEIDSIISDKEKEVMSL
- a CDS encoding isoprenyl transferase, producing MFGFLKKDNNNKAIELDMDKIPEHIAIIMDGNGRWAQGKKLPRSAGHKAGAENVREITKECSKLGVKYLTLYAFSTENWKRSNEEVNILMKLMVEFLNKEIDELHENQVVVRCLGDITKLPEECRKTLEEAYERTKDNTGINLNLAINYGGRDEILKAVRLIAKDVLESKSNIETLDIGDVEKYLYTAGMPDPDLIIRPSGEKRISNFLLWQCAYSEFWYSNINWPDFNRNNLQEAILDYQDRDRRFGGINK
- a CDS encoding phosphatidate cytidylyltransferase, giving the protein MNKRYLGALILTPLVIFISVGGDLLRYGLLLLSFMGIYELYSVASKKGIKPIKFVGYFATIAYYIFLKNVDFAVVAFLIFLSMMLLLSITAVNSRYNFNDIFTTIGGFIYVPVFFSFIYLTNVKEYGEYLIWIIFFSSWVSDTCAYFVGVNFGKHKIIPKISPNKTVEGSLGGLLGGGISCFLFGLFAKSNGVQVELYHYIIIGLLCSIFSQLGDLTASSIKRHVGVKDYSNLIPGHGGILDRFDSILFSSVIVFYYVSFIIGL
- a CDS encoding 1-deoxy-D-xylulose-5-phosphate reductoisomerase — its product is MRNITILGATGSIGTQALEIIRGDRGNFNLLAASANTNVTSIKNIIDEFAPKYITMMDKDSYNIVKDYCKAKNLSVEVLYGVEGLIEISTLSDVDLVLTSLVGMIGLRPTIEAIKAGIDIALANKETLVVGGEIVMDLAKKHKVKILPVDSEHGAIFQCLQGNQYKDIDKILLTASGGPFRGRPLNELQKVDVNDALSHPKWNMGKKISIDSATLINKGLEVIEAKWLFDIQPSNIEVLVHPQSIVHSMVQYKDGSVIAQLSNPDMKLPIQYALNYPIRKASVIKTLNLLEIRELTFEKPDLNTFKGLKLAYDAINEGGNLPTILNSANEVAVELFLNGKISFLDIANIIEQCMLKIEKIRNITLDEILYTEELVRRYIKDLIK
- the rseP gene encoding RIP metalloprotease RseP — its product is MVSQILYVIYALLAFSFLVLIHELGHFIVARLNGVKVEEFAIGMGPKIYSYQGKETMYSIRLLPIGGYNKMLGEYDGANGEVGEDTNFENLSDNPKSLTSKKNWQRFLIIAAGPFMNLIGAIMLFAIVNIGAGGFQTLGVDSLTDNSPAKEAGILPGDNIVKIDGNKVKYVEDLKNELLKANGNKVTVEVNRGGDVKSFDITPAKGEAKGDYNLGFIPVIAKNPSILQALNRGVYEVKFMVKLTFDFFKDLFTGKADIANSVGGPVTIVKVSVAQAKAGWLNLVYFMALMSVQLAVFNILPIPALDGGYLLLYLFQMITRKKISEQKVGSIVTVGFLILMGLMVIVTIKDVLFPVNI
- the ispG gene encoding flavodoxin-dependent (E)-4-hydroxy-3-methylbut-2-enyl-diphosphate synthase; its protein translation is MLRKKTKKIAVGDIFIGGDSPISVQSMTNTDTRNVEATVSQILALEEAGCDIVRCAVKDMEAASAIKEIVTKVNIPVVADIHFDYRLALESIKNGISALRINPGNIGDLERVRAVASKAKERHIPIRIGVNSGSLEKEILNKYKKVTKEALVESALNHVKILEAVDFNDIVISIKSSDVVTMVESYKLASSLCDYPMHLGVTEAGTIWRGTIKSSVGIGALLCEGIGDTIRVSLTGDPLEEIKVGKEILKSVGYNNSGIQFVSCPTCGRTEIDLINIANEVEAKLESCKKNIKVAIMGCIVNGPGEAREADIGIAGGNGEGLIFKKGQIIRKVKEEDLVKELLQEIENL